The window AGGTGTGGCGGTTTTATGCTggttttttcttaaaaaatggACGCTAATCCCACGAAAGCCAAGGAACAGCGAGCACGCGGCTGCAACCCCGTCAAGAAACCGGGACCAGTCACGATGGACCACGTTTTGTTGGCCCTTGAAGAGaccaaggaagagagggacCAGAGAATTCGCAGTCTCTTCAATTTCTTTGATTCTGCCAATGCCGGCTTTTTGGACTATGCCCAGATTGAGGCTGGTTTATCTGCTCTCCAAATTCCCTCCGAGTACAAGTATGCAAAGGATTTGCTTGACGTGTGTGACGCTAACATGGATGGCCGGGTGGATTATCAGGAGTTTAGGCGCTATATGGATGATAAGGAGCTCGAGCTTTACCGTATTTTTCAAGCCATTGATGTTGAACACAATGGTTGCATTTTGCCTGAGGAGCTTTATGATGCTCTTCTCAGGGCAGGTAACATTTACTGTTGCATTTAATTTCCTCAATtactaattattttcttgtttcatcCACCACTTCAGCACTCCTCTAGCACCTTTACTCGTCTTTCTATTGGCTGATTTAGTTTCTCTTTGTAAAGATTGTTGGGAGAGTTGACTGTATTTTGTTGTTTAccataaaattttttcttcatgtgTAATTACTAGTAACTGGATTTAGCTGAAGAATTATCTTGTTCATACCATGTCTGTGATATCCCTGCTACTGTCTGCCTTTTCCCTGGCGTAATGGTTGCTGCTAACTGCAAGCAAAGTGAGAAATTCATCTGTATGTAGAATAACCagactttattctttttctattaCGGTTTGGCTTGACTTAAATTAGTATACTGACTAATTGGTTTTCTAAATACACATTTATTGATTACCATGTGGTAGACTAGAACTTGTAGGCACTTGCTTAGTGGAATTTAACTTTTACTGTTTTTGTCATCTAGCTACATCAATTAGAATCTAAGCTAATCCTACTTCTGCTTGTTCAAAGTGCGCTCTGTTTACAAATTCTTCTTCTTGGCTCTTTTACTTGATTTATGTGATGAGCATAACTGAAAATGCTCGCAGAAAAAGCTTCCCTTTTGGCTGTTTGTTTCATTCTATAAGCCACGCCAGTCTCTCTTTTGTAGGAATTGAAATTGACGATGAGGAGCTAGCTCTGTTTGTTGAACGTGTGGATCAGGATAATAACGGAGTTATAACGTTTAAAGAATGGAGAGACTTTCTTCTGCTCTACCCTCATGAGGCAACTATTGAAAACATTTACCATTACTTAGAAAGGGTATGCCTTGTTGATATCGGAGAACAGGCTGTTATCCCTGAGGGAATTAGTAAGCATGTACATGCAAGCAGATACCTGATTGCAGGTGGAGTGGCTGGGGCAGCATCTCGGACAGCAACTGCACCTCTTGATCGTTTGAAGGTTGTTTTGCAAGTTCAAACTACACGAGCTCATATCATGCCAGCAATAAGAGACATATGGAGGGAAGGAGGAATATTGGGATTTTTCCGTGGCAATGGATTAAATGTCTTGAAAGTGGCACCTGAAAGTGCCATCAAGTTCTATATGTATGAAATGCTGAAAGAATTTATCATTAAAGCTAAGGGGGGGAAAGATAAGGCAGAAATTGGTGCTGCAGGTCGTCTAATTGCTGGTGGCTTAGCTGGTGCTGTGTCACAGACTGCCATTTATCCGATGGATCTTGTAAAAACCCGATTGCAAACATATTCTTGTGAAGGTGGAAAAATTCCTAACCTTGGAGCATTGTCTAAGGATATATGGATTCAGGAAGGACCCCGGGCATTTTATAGAGGACTTGTTCCATCTCTTCTTGGGATAATTCCTTATGCAGGCATTGATCTTGCTGCATATGAAACTTTGAAAGATATGTCCAAGAAGTATATTCTTCAAGACAGTGGTATGATTTTATGGACCCTAATTTAGAtgcctttttcctttcattttgcTCCTATCTTTATTGTTCTTGTTATTCGTGTTTTCCTTAATGAATTTGGCTAAGTTCTCTCCTTTTACACTGGCTTCAGTCtcatcaatttcttttcacaTCTGCCTTCatcttattttgaaaattccaTTTATCCTTGTAGAACCTGGTCCTCTTGTACAACTGGGATGTGGCACAATATCTGGAGCTCTAGGGGCAACATGTGTCTATCCATTGCAGGTTGTCCGAACAAGGTGAATCAGGCTTTTCATTCGTAAgtaaaactttttcttttgggatTTAATGCTGTGAGCCTAATTCTAATTCTGCTTGTGGCTTTCAGAATGCAGGCTCAGCGCCCTAATACAGGTGCTGCTTACAAGGGAATGTCTGATATGTTTAAGAGAACATTTCAACATGAAGGGATTAGGGGTTTCTACAAAGGATTATTTCCTAATTTGCTCAAAGTTGTTCCATCTGCAAGCATAACATACCTGGTTTATGAGAGCATGAAAAGGAGTCTGGATCTGGAATAACAAGTTTTGGTGCTGTGTCCATGCCTGTGATTGACATTGTTGCGTGTATAGTTGGAGTGGTGGGGACGGTGACGAAAAAGATTGTTTAAGAGAATAAGGTTACTAATTGAGTAGATTATAGCATTGTTTTAGATTATAATACACATGCCATTCTAGCATGAAATACACtgcaagggcaaaattggctTGCCCCGTCATTCTTGACAGCTTGAAGCTTCTTTCAAGCTTTATTTGCGTTGGTTGATTGTTCTATGATAAAGAAGCATACAGAAAAACTTCACTTGAAGATCGATTTTGTAATTCTTTTCTTGGCTGCAATTTTATCAGAAATTGCTATGCCATTAATAAGTCTGCTTGTCTTCCTCTTCACCATTTACACATGCTAGTGGTTACTACTTACTGATGATTTCTATCACACTGCTGCTAAGGTTTGTTTCTCATTTCATTCAGTGGGATAAGTTGAGTTTTGGCAAGTAGGAGCATGATAGATGAGATGTTTGATGTTGAGCTGAACTGCTATGTTCCCCACAAGAAGCCTTTGGATGAAAGTTTCATATTTGTAGAGGGAAAAGAAGAGGGTTCATTCCTTGCTTGCCCAAGAGGGGAAAAACAGCAAAGACAAATGGAAGACACTGGGCGACTTCTCTCAGAATAAGAGagaagggtttttttttttttttggaaaattagctttaaaagcaaaaatagGGTTTAACCCCATTACAATATTGAGGCCTGTGGTTATTACATAAGTCACTAGAAGGGTAGCACAACCTCGTACAAAAACATTAATTCTGGAACTCGTACAAAAACATTAATTCTGGAACACAACCTCACAACAATCCAAAAGTGGAAACCATACACAACCTCCGAACTATCTGATTATATACTGGAAGCTAACATCTCTCCATCAAAACTGCCCTCCTGTTCGCCATAAGCATCTGAGTCTGCGACGGTCAAAGAACATACCTTTGCCGCTGGAAAAATCACAACATATGGTAGAC is drawn from Theobroma cacao cultivar B97-61/B2 chromosome 4, Criollo_cocoa_genome_V2, whole genome shotgun sequence and contains these coding sequences:
- the LOC18601151 gene encoding calcium-binding mitochondrial carrier protein SCaMC-3 isoform X1, coding for MDANPTKAKEQRARGCNPVKKPGPVTMDHVLLALEETKEERDQRIRSLFNFFDSANAGFLDYAQIEAGLSALQIPSEYKYAKDLLDVCDANMDGRVDYQEFRRYMDDKELELYRIFQAIDVEHNGCILPEELYDALLRAGIEIDDEELALFVERVDQDNNGVITFKEWRDFLLLYPHEATIENIYHYLERVCLVDIGEQAVIPEGISKHVHASRYLIAGGVAGAASRTATAPLDRLKVVLQVQTTRAHIMPAIRDIWREGGILGFFRGNGLNVLKVAPESAIKFYMYEMLKEFIIKAKGGKDKAEIGAAGRLIAGGLAGAVSQTAIYPMDLVKTRLQTYSCEGGKIPNLGALSKDIWIQEGPRAFYRGLVPSLLGIIPYAGIDLAAYETLKDMSKKYILQDSEPGPLVQLGCGTISGALGATCVYPLQVVRTRMQAQRPNTGAAYKGMSDMFKRTFQHEGIRGFYKGLFPNLLKVVPSASITYLVYESMKRSLDLE
- the LOC18601151 gene encoding calcium-binding mitochondrial carrier protein SCaMC-1 isoform X2: MDANPTKAKEQRARGCNPVKKPGPVTMDHVLLALEETKEERDQRIRSLFNFFDSANAGFLDYAQIEAGLSALQIPSEYKYAKDLLDVCDANMDGRVDYQEFRRYMDDKELELYRIFQAIDVEHNGCILPEELYDALLRAGIEIDDEELALFVERVDQDNNGVITFKEWRDFLLLYPHEATIENIYHYLERVCLVDIGEQAVIPEGISKHVHASRYLIAGGVAGAASRTATAPLDRLKVVLQVQTTRAHIMPAIRDIWREGGILGFFRGNGLNVLKVAPESAIKFYMYEMLKEFIIKAKGGKDKAEIGAAGRLIAGGLAGAVSQTAIYPMDLVKTRLQTYSCEGGKIPNLGALSKDIWIQEGPRAFYRGLVPSLLGIIPYAGIDLAAYETLKDMSKKYILQDSEPGPLVQLGCGTISGALGATCVYPLQVVRTR